A genomic region of Papaver somniferum cultivar HN1 chromosome 7, ASM357369v1, whole genome shotgun sequence contains the following coding sequences:
- the LOC113295172 gene encoding uncharacterized protein LOC113295172 has translation MGIWNTRGLNDPLKQVEVKNLIRDSGLSLLGIVETHVQESNKDRIRRNINPNWKFIDNYSMDGAGRIWVGWDPTILKVPELHSSSQAMYLEVADCYDKSFVVTIIYGSNDIVIRRHLWSEITTFACYNHKPWVLLGDFNSLLDVGDKEAHIFDLRYSGCFYTWSNKQEGENKIASKIDRIMVNMEWVEVFTDSTAEFLFPGISDHSPGVISIFEGRYHGPPPFKLCNFWVNEPDFMDIVRQSWMEPMHGNPMMVLVNKLKRLKNVLIKWKNDRFKKFSEQVLTAKSSMDEVQRQLQAQPLRNDLVVKEKEDVKTYAKLARYEESINKEKSKVRWMETGDLNTRFFFNSLKERRSRNNILVVNSRADVKLEDDRLIGKEYVDFFSSLFGGDSDHGEMQEKAPGPDGFNSFFFKSAWSVIGDDFVAAVSNFFKTGRLLKEVNSTFITLVAKCENASTVLDFRPISCWRSIQENILLAHEMVRNYHKSGGIPRRALKIDLQKAYDTVSWEAIAAVMRKFGFPQKFIDCIMQQVISCNYGLHPKCKGTKLTHLCFADDILVFFKGNVKSAQVLSQVKIPSGLNGYISVLLKRGISGL, from the exons atgggaaTATGGAACACAAGGGGTCTTAATGATCCTTTGAAACAAGTGGAGGTTAAAAATTTGATTAGAGATAGTGGTTTGAGCTTATTAGGTATTGTGGAAACTCATGTCCAAGAGTCTAATAAGGACAGAATTAGAAGAAATATTAATCCTAATTGGAAGTTTATTGATAACTATTCCATGGATGGTGCTGGTAGAATTTGGGTAGGATGGGATCCTACTATTTTGAAGGTTCCAGAGTTACATAGTTCTTCTCAAGCTATGTATTTAGAAGTTGCTGATTGTTATGATAAGTCCTTTGTGGTTACTATTATTTATGGAAGTAATGATATTGTTATTAGAAGACATCTTTGGAGTGAAATAACAACTTTTGCTTGCTATAACCATAAACCATGGGTGTTATTAGGTGATTTTAATTCTTTGTTGGATGTTGGAGATAAA GAAGCTCACATTTTTGATTTGAGATACTCTGGTTGTTTTTACACTTGGAGTAATAAGCAGGAGGGTGAGAACAAAATTGCCTCAAAAATTGATAGAATAATGGTGAATATGGAGTGGGTTGAAGTTTTTACTGATTCCACTGCTGAGTTTTTATTTCCTGGGATTTCAGATCACAGTCCAGGAGTAATAAGTATTTTTGAAGGTAGGTATCATGGGCCACCTCCTTTCAAATTATgtaatttttgggtgaatgaaccAGACTTTATGGATATTGTGAGACAATCCTGGATGgagccaatgcatggtaacccTATGATGGTGTTGGTTAATAAACTCAAGAGACTTAAGAATGTGCTTATCAAATGGAAAAATGATAGATTTAAGAAATTTTCTGAGCAAGTTTTAACTGCCAAATCTTCTATGGATGAAGTGCAAAGACAACTGCAAGCTCAACCTCTGAGGAATGATCTAGTggttaaagaaaaagaagatgttaAGACCTATGCTAAATTGGCTAGGTATGAAGAGTCTATTAATAAGGAGAAGTCTAAGGTAAGGTGGATGGAGACTGGTGACTTAAACACAagattctttttcaattctttgAAGGAGCGAAGATCAAGAAATAATATTCTTGTGGTGAATTCAAGGGCTGATGTTAAGTTGGAGGATGATAGGTTGATTGGGAAAGAGTATGTGGATTTCTTTAGTAGCCTGTTTGGTGGTGACTCTGATCATGGGGAAATGCAAGAG AAAGCTCCAGGTCCTGATGGATTTAATAGTTTCTTCTTCAAAAGTGCTTGGTCTGTTATTGGAGATGATTTTGTGGCTGCTGTTAGTAATTTTTTCAAAACTGGCAGGTTACTTAAAGAGGTAAATAGTACATTCATCACTCTAGTTGCTAAGTGTGAGAATGCTTCCACAGTTTTGGATTTCAGACCTATTTCCTGTT GGAGGTCTATTCAGGAAAATATACTCCTTGCTCATGAAATGGTTAGGAATTACCATAAGTCTGGAGGTATCCCTAGACGTGCTCTTAAAATAGACCTCCAAAAGGCTTATGATACAGTCAGTTGGGAAGCTATAGCTGCTGTGATGAGGAAGTTTGGTTTTCCACAGAAGTTTATTGACTGTATTATG CAACAAGTTATATCTTGTAATTATGGTCTGCATCCTAAGTGTAAGGGTACTAAGTTAACCCACTTATGTTTTGCTGATGACATTTTAGTATTCTTCAAGGGTAATGTAAAGTCTGCTCAAGTTCTTTCACAG GTAAAGATACCATCTGGACTCAATGGATACATTTCAGTCTTATTAAAAAGAGGGATTTCTGGTCTTTAG